CCGCTACTTCTGCTAGCTCCGAGTACGTGATATTATGACGCTCCCGGATTTCTTTCGGGGCGCCCATGTCTTCGTCTGCGTACCTTCGGAGTGACGTGGCTAAGGTATGTATGTGGCGCTGACCGAGCCGGTACTTCCCGTTTATCACGTCGGAAATAGTGACACTTGCCACGCCACACATCTCCGCAATCTGGTCGTTGGTTAAATTTATTTCCTCTTTTAGTTGCTGAAGATACGGGCCGACTGGAAGTCCGGTGGCTGGTGATTCTCCGCCGCAGACTCGTTCGGCCTTATGACGTAATTGGAAGCCAATCTGCTCCTCAAAGCGGTCTCCGTAGTACGAGGGAATTGTCACTCGGTAGATGTCGTTATGTGCCTCGTTATCCCGTTCGATTTCGAACGTTCGAGAGAGGATTCCAAGTTTTTGAAGCAGGAGTGTTACGTCCATCGCTAGTCGCTCAGACACTGAATTGAACTGAATACGACCTTTCTTATCGACGGACCCCTCAGCGTCAAAGAGGCCTCGGAGAAGAGCACCGATTTTCTCTTGTGACCAACAGTAGCTCTCCTTCGGTACCGTAACTGAGCTTGCTTTATCACCGCTCGCTCCAGTCCAGTTCAGTTCGTCTTGTAGTTTCGGTGCCCAGAGGTTCAAATCGCCCCGAGAATTGTCGAAAACGGAATACCCTGTATCGAGACGCTCACAGAGGCTCTTAAGAATCTCCACCTGTCTCTCGGCGCGCCGGGCAAACGCGAATTTCACATCCCCGTACTCGTTTAGGTGTCCGTCACCGATGAACCAACCCATTAACTCGGCACGGGCTTCCTGTTTCGTGAAATCAGCCGCATCAGAAGTCGAACCCGATGTTTCGGTCTGTTTGTGAGGCTGAACGAGGAAATCTCCCTGCTCGATGTGTTTTCGTTCCTTGACTTCTCCCGTTTTAGGGTCGAAGACGAGATGCGTATGGTTCGGAGTTGCTTCGAGTGTACGACCTGTGTTCGTCTCTATACGTCGAACTGATGATTCGGTCTTGTATACGCCCTGTACGTCGGTCCAACCGTAGTTTCCATCTTCCGGTAGGTACGTCCGAACTGAGAGGTCTATGTCTCGGTTCCAACCTTGGTCGAACCCAAAGTTCTCATCTAATTCGGAGAACGTCGTCCGTCCGGACCGAGTTTCGATTATAGTATCGCCACTCAAGCATTCGTCGTAGATAATCAACCCCCACTCGCGCTGGTCGAACAACTGCCGGTGTCGGTCCATCCCGGCGGTCTGGTAGGTCGCTATCGTCACCGGCCGCACGTCCTTCGTCCCGCCGTGGTACTCGCCGATTTGGTCGGGCGCGAGCGTGGTGTGGGCGAGCAGTTCCTCGCGCCACTGGACGGCGAGTTCCCGGCCCGGGACCAGAATCAGGGTCTCGCCGCCGACCGCCTCTATCGCGCCCATCCCCGCGACGGTTTTCCCGCTCCCCGGCGGGCCGACGAGGACGCCCGATTTGGTCTCGGCGAACTCGGCGACCCACTCCCGCTGGTAGTCCCGCAGGTCGAGGTGGAGGCTCACGTCCAACTCCTCGCCGGTCTCCAAGTCTCGCTCGTCGCGGACGGGATAGCCCGCCTCGTAGAGGATGCGCTTGACCTCGGCGACCGATTCCTCAGCGACCCAACTCTCGGTGTCCGAGAGCGGCGCGCGCAACTGGCCGTCGTCCAACCGCTGGCGGGCGACGTTGCCCATCAGGTCCTCGCTCGCGGCTTCGAGGACGACGTAACCGTCCTCGTGAGTCGTCAGGACGAACTGGCGGGCGCGCTTCCACTGGCTCTCTATCCACTCTTCGAGGTGGGGCGACCGTTCGGGAAGCACGTCGCGGACCGTCCCGAGCAAGTCCTCTAACTCGTCGAACGGCGCGGCCCACACGTCCTCTTGGCGAATCTCGTACATGTAGCCGCCGTCGCGGGTGGTGTCTACGAGGTGGGCGAACTGCGAGAGTTGCGCGCGGGTGAACTGGGTGGGTTGGTCCACGACCAACTCGCGGCGCTTGGGAAACACGACCACGCGCTCGCGGTCGGCCAACTTCCCCCAGTCGGTCGGGTACCACACCACGGGGTCGTTGGACACGTCGAGTCGTTCGACGCCCTCGCCCTCCGCGAGACCCGACAGGGCGTCGTCGGTCCCGGACTGCGAGCGGTCGAGCGCGCGCGCCACCTCCTCGGCGGTGACGACGGGCCGTCCGAACTGCTCGATGGCGTCGTGGAACGCCTCCACGTCCAGACGCTTGGTCCCGTCGTCAGCGGACTCGCCCGGCGAGTCGTCGCCGGACGAGTCCGCGACTGTCGGGCCGCCGCTTTCCCGGCAGTCGTTGGCCGGGCCGTCCGCCGAGTCGGTTTCCGGGCCGTCGCTCTCGGTGCCACCCACGCGGTCCTCGGAGTCGGTCATCGGACCGTCTTAGGCGGGTAGTAAATAAACGGCTTTTGTTACAAACGCTGTTTAACTCCTGCCTAATACGACCTTGTTTTTCCGACAGATGGCCACAAGATTTATTTCTATACATTGACAATCAGAGTAAACTTTGAGTAGTGGGGGTTTGAGGTGGCAGGTATGGACACGGGAATCGCGGCCATCGAACGCTGTGCGTACTGCCGGGAGTACGTTCCGATTACGGTCTTACCAGTCGCCCCTGACGACGGGCCGATTTCGGCTGAGGTGGCTGTCTGCGAGGAGTGCAGAACCGACGGACGCTGACGACGCGGGCGGCGCGGCCGACGCGCACGCGCCTCGGCCGGAGACCGGCCGAGGCGGGTCTCGTTCGCGGACGAGTAGCCCCTGCCAGAGTCGCTCTGGACCGGTGGCGTCGGTCACCGCCGACGCGGACACGCTTCGGGCGGGGTCGTCCCACCGCCGCTACCGGCCGGTTAACTCTCGCTTACCGTTTCGTTTTCGGCCCTTGGCGGTCGAACCGCACCGTGGGTATAACTACCCGTCCGTCGTGGCCGGAACCGTGACTCCTCGAGACGTTCGCACGCTCGGCGTTCTCGTCGTCGCGTTCGGACTCGCGGGCGGCGGGGTACTCGCAACCGCGGCCCCGTTCGGCGCGGTGACGGACGCGGCGGCGACGGACGCCGCCCCGACCGAAATCGACTCGTGTACGACTATCGACGACTCCGGTACCTACGTCCTGACCAGCGACATCGAGAACGGCGGCAAGACCGCCATCTCGAAGGCCTGCATCGAAATCACCGCCGACGGCGTGACCTTCGACGGCGGCGGCCACCTTGTGGACGGTCGGGGCGTAAGCCACACCAAAGGCGTCGCCGTCGCGGGCGCTGAGGGCGTCACGATTCGGAACGTCTCGGTGGCCGACTGGCACTCGGGCGTCCTCGTCACCGAGGGGTCGTCGGCGACGGTCCGGAACGTAGAGACGTTCTCGAACGCTTACGGCGTCCGACTGGAGAACGCGACCGGCGCGACGGTCGAGAACAGCACCATCTCGGACAACCTCGTCGGCGTCTCGGCCGCGGGCGAGAACGTGACGCTCACGGAAAACGACTTCTCGGGTAACGCAATCGAGGTCCAGCGCGACTGATTCGGCTTCCCTGACGGTTTTCGCGGATATTTTTATTTAGAAACGAGCCACGACCCACCGGAACGTAGCACTCGGCGTTTAAGTCCGCCGACCGCGTAGGTCCGCGACATGTCCGACAGTCCCTTCGAGACGACCTTTTGCGTCGGCGAAGTCGTGGACGCCGAGTCGTTCCCCGAGACGAACAAGCCCGAGATGGCGATTCTGCGAATCGACCTCGGCGACGAGGAAGTCCAGTCGGTCGCTCAGACCGGGTACAACTACGACCCCGGCGAGTTGGTGGGTCGGCAGGTTCTCTGCGCGACGAATCTCGGGTCGGTCCGAATCGCGGGCGAGAAGAGCGAAGTGCTGACCGTCGGCGTCCCCGACGAGGAGGGCCACCCGGTGTTGGTGGGTCCCGACGAGGACGTTCCCCTCGGCGGGGCGCTCTACTGACCCTCGCCGGGCGTCCCCGCTACTGACTTCCGAAGGCGTGGCGCTTGACCTTCGTCGCCCACTCGGGCCACTCGCGGCGTTGTTCGAGGTCCACCACGGGGTCGCCCGACATCGCCTTGATTGCCTTCGCGTCGGCCTCGTTCCACACCGCGCCGTCCTCGTGGAACAGGCCGTTGATGATGCCGCGCTTGCGCATGTACCGGACGTAGGCCGGTTTGACCATCAGCGACCAGAAGAAGTTGCCGACGCCGTGCTGGTGGATGACCGGCGCGATGGAGGCGTAGTCGGGTTGCCACTCTTCTACCGTTTCGTTGCTACCCCACCCGTAGTTGGCGATGCGTTGCCACTCGGTCAGGTAGACCGGCATGTCCAAGTCCTCGCCGAGTCGCTTGGCGTCCGGGAGCAGGTCGTGGTAGATGTCGC
Above is a genomic segment from Halorussus caseinilyticus containing:
- a CDS encoding right-handed parallel beta-helix repeat-containing protein, whose product is MTPRDVRTLGVLVVAFGLAGGGVLATAAPFGAVTDAAATDAAPTEIDSCTTIDDSGTYVLTSDIENGGKTAISKACIEITADGVTFDGGGHLVDGRGVSHTKGVAVAGAEGVTIRNVSVADWHSGVLVTEGSSATVRNVETFSNAYGVRLENATGATVENSTISDNLVGVSAAGENVTLTENDFSGNAIEVQRD
- a CDS encoding DEAD/DEAH box helicase family protein, yielding MTDSEDRVGGTESDGPETDSADGPANDCRESGGPTVADSSGDDSPGESADDGTKRLDVEAFHDAIEQFGRPVVTAEEVARALDRSQSGTDDALSGLAEGEGVERLDVSNDPVVWYPTDWGKLADRERVVVFPKRRELVVDQPTQFTRAQLSQFAHLVDTTRDGGYMYEIRQEDVWAAPFDELEDLLGTVRDVLPERSPHLEEWIESQWKRARQFVLTTHEDGYVVLEAASEDLMGNVARQRLDDGQLRAPLSDTESWVAEESVAEVKRILYEAGYPVRDERDLETGEELDVSLHLDLRDYQREWVAEFAETKSGVLVGPPGSGKTVAGMGAIEAVGGETLILVPGRELAVQWREELLAHTTLAPDQIGEYHGGTKDVRPVTIATYQTAGMDRHRQLFDQREWGLIIYDECLSGDTIIETRSGRTTFSELDENFGFDQGWNRDIDLSVRTYLPEDGNYGWTDVQGVYKTESSVRRIETNTGRTLEATPNHTHLVFDPKTGEVKERKHIEQGDFLVQPHKQTETSGSTSDAADFTKQEARAELMGWFIGDGHLNEYGDVKFAFARRAERQVEILKSLCERLDTGYSVFDNSRGDLNLWAPKLQDELNWTGASGDKASSVTVPKESYCWSQEKIGALLRGLFDAEGSVDKKGRIQFNSVSERLAMDVTLLLQKLGILSRTFEIERDNEAHNDIYRVTIPSYYGDRFEEQIGFQLRHKAERVCGGESPATGLPVGPYLQQLKEEINLTNDQIAEMCGVASVTISDVINGKYRLGQRHIHTLATSLRRYADEDMGAPKEIRERHNITYSELAEVADSPQATVYKRFQREEEATIQTTVDIAKRRRNVARKHADRLEKLQGLTFVEVTDVESIGTKTVYDFETESHTFLADGFLTHNCHHIPSRVFRRSAELQSKHRLGLSATPVRESDDEEEIFTLIGPPIGTDWDALFEAGYVQEPEVQIRYVPWDDETYRHEYGSADGHEKRQIAASNPAKVEEIRHLRTEHPHAKALIFVEYLDQGEELAEALNVPFISGEMRHARRQHLLQEFTSGERDTLVVSRVGDEGIDLPDAELAIVASGLGGSRRQGAQRAGRTMRPTGNARMYVLATRGTTEEDFARRRMQHLSAKGVRVTEQSAEAVEDRRP
- a CDS encoding tRNA-binding protein — protein: MSDSPFETTFCVGEVVDAESFPETNKPEMAILRIDLGDEEVQSVAQTGYNYDPGELVGRQVLCATNLGSVRIAGEKSEVLTVGVPDEEGHPVLVGPDEDVPLGGALY